CGCGAGATCTTCTCCGTATTGAAGCGCAGAGTCGCGCTCTACGCTTCAATCTGCTACGCACCATTCAATATTTTTGGAATATTAAGATTTAATTTTGTTTCTCTGAAAGATTTCATTTTAATCGGAACGGCGCTACGCAGGATTTCCGCTACGATCGCTCACGCTGGGGAAAAACAAAAAAGCCGACGTCGTAGTCGGCAATGGTTAGTACACGCATCGTTGATAATATTTGTGAAAGGTTTTTCAACGAATCATTTCGGTAATTTCTCCCTCGAAAAAGCAAGGGCGTATTCAATAACCCTCATGTATTTCGAAACGTGAATCCGTCTTACCGTCTCTTGCAACTTCTTCAAATCGCCAAAGAACACTTCCTCTTTTACAAGAGTTCTCCTCTCCGAGTCAAAGTAAATACAAGGAACAAGTCCGTCCCAAGTCGCATCCACATACATCCGGCGGCCTGTCGTTTGGTCCAAGACAAGCTCGCCGAGCATGAAGCTCGTGTGGAGCGGGGAAAAAGTGGAGTCTTGAGAGCGATCTTGCATCGTTAAAGTGTGTCTCGTGAATTTTTACTTCGGGAGATACGGAAGAACTCCCTTCATCCGCTCCAGATCCTCCGGAAGCATCCGAACTTTCACAAGGCTTTCCTTTTCCGGATCAAAGTAAACACAGCTTACTTCCGGCGTCCAAGCAACTTCCACATACATCTTTTGGCCGCTTCTCTTGTCTCTTACTGCTTCGCCTAATGCGAAGCCTTTTTTGATTGTGGTTTCTTCCATTTCGTCTACCAAATGTATTCGTCGTTATTTTACCCAGAGAAGGGACCTTTAGCGTCGTGCTTATTACTTCAAGCCGCTCATCTTTTTGTAATAGGATTCATCTTCGTTATCAAAAACCCCATAAATGTCCAATTCAGATATGCAAGTATCGTTATACTTTCTACCTTTATAAACTTCATCAATATTAAAAACATAAAACAAGCCTAGCTCATCTACCTGCTTTTCTTTCGGCCTATCCTTTAATTCAAAATTCAGATCAACAATCTGCAATTTCGGTTCATCATTGAAATTCAGTTCTTTTTGAGTTACGAACGTTGGGTCTTTTTCAAAAAATAATCCGCTTAAAGCATCTCCAATTCGAGCTTCATATATTTTAAGTGTAGCTTTTTTGATTCGATTGTTGTTGTAATATATTTCCTCTGACTTTCCATATCCGTTAAATATTACAAGCTTCGCTTTGTAGATATAATTTAACTTTTTTAAGTCTGCATAGGCACGAATTCGTCTCGAAGGCATGCCCTTAAAAGCTACTGATTCTCCTTTGGGACCTTTATCAAGACACCA
This is a stretch of genomic DNA from Leptospira stimsonii. It encodes these proteins:
- a CDS encoding NADase-type glycan-binding domain-containing protein yields the protein MKKFIVMNILIFASVYAWEDEMAVIKKVLLKNKGASIVSSYLQGKDLYSSKNVQDGDIKTAWCLDKGPKGESVAFKGMPSRRIRAYADLKKLNYIYKAKLVIFNGYGKSEEIYYNNNRIKKATLKIYEARIGDALSGLFFEKDPTFVTQKELNFNDEPKLQIVDLNFELKDRPKEKQVDELGLFYVFNIDEVYKGRKYNDTCISELDIYGVFDNEDESYYKKMSGLK